A window from Zavarzinia compransoris encodes these proteins:
- a CDS encoding extracellular solute-binding protein, producing the protein MISRRHLLAALGLAPLAGAIPVFGARAQGAPVHGLAMHGDLKYPAGFPRFDYVDAAAPKGGELRQGVFGTFDSLNPFIYIGDPAAGAGAIYDTLTLHADDEPFSEYGLLAASILVGPDHGFVDYVLRPEARFHDGAPVTPEDAIFSMEILREKGHPFYGAYYANIAKAEKTGERALRFTFDKTGNRELPLITGQLPVLPRHYWQTRDFGRPSLDVPLGSGAYRIGAVDPGRSLTLERVPDYWAADLNICRGRNNFDRLRFEYFRDETTLFEAFKGGAVDVRHERVARIWATGYDFPAVRDGRVVKLELPDHTPAGMQGFVLNTRRAKFQDRRVRQALGLAFDFEWSNKALFFGAYSRADSYFSNSEMAATGLPEGAELALLEPFRAALPPEVFTTVYRPPVSDASGQDRALLRQARDLLAAAGYKVVDRKLVGPDGLQLTVDFLMDDVTFNRIIEPFIKNLQLLGIAATLRNVDAAQYTTLLADFDFDAVVATYPQSLSPGNEQREFFGSAAADAKGSRNLIGIKDKVVDALIDKVIFAESRDALVTACRALDRVLSWQFYVVPQWYSGVTRMAVWDRFGRPATLPKYASGFSDTWWFDPEKAAKIKG; encoded by the coding sequence ATGATCTCGCGTCGCCACCTGCTGGCCGCCCTGGGCCTGGCCCCCCTCGCGGGGGCCATTCCCGTTTTCGGGGCCAGGGCCCAAGGCGCGCCGGTCCATGGCCTTGCCATGCACGGCGACCTGAAATATCCCGCCGGCTTTCCCCGCTTCGACTATGTCGATGCCGCGGCGCCCAAGGGCGGCGAATTGCGCCAGGGCGTGTTCGGCACCTTCGATTCGCTGAACCCCTTCATCTATATCGGCGATCCGGCGGCGGGTGCGGGGGCGATCTACGACACGCTGACCCTGCACGCCGACGACGAGCCTTTCTCGGAATACGGCCTGCTGGCAGCATCGATCCTGGTCGGGCCCGATCACGGCTTCGTCGACTATGTGCTGCGCCCCGAGGCGCGGTTTCACGACGGCGCCCCGGTCACGCCCGAGGATGCGATCTTCTCGATGGAGATCCTGCGCGAGAAGGGCCACCCCTTCTACGGCGCCTATTACGCCAATATCGCCAAGGCGGAAAAGACCGGCGAGCGCGCCCTGCGCTTCACCTTCGATAAGACCGGCAACCGCGAGCTGCCCCTGATCACCGGCCAGCTGCCCGTCCTGCCGCGCCATTACTGGCAGACCCGCGACTTCGGCCGGCCCAGCCTGGACGTGCCGCTGGGCAGCGGCGCCTATCGCATCGGCGCGGTCGATCCCGGGCGCAGCCTGACCCTGGAACGGGTGCCGGACTATTGGGCCGCCGACCTGAACATCTGCCGCGGGCGGAATAATTTCGACCGCCTGCGCTTCGAATATTTCCGCGACGAGACCACCCTGTTCGAAGCCTTCAAGGGCGGCGCCGTCGATGTCCGCCACGAGCGGGTGGCGCGCATCTGGGCCACCGGCTACGACTTCCCCGCCGTCAGGGACGGCCGGGTGGTGAAGCTGGAACTGCCGGACCACACGCCCGCCGGCATGCAGGGCTTCGTGCTGAACACGCGCCGGGCGAAATTCCAGGACCGCCGGGTGCGCCAGGCGCTGGGCCTCGCCTTCGATTTCGAATGGTCGAACAAGGCCCTGTTCTTCGGCGCCTACAGCCGCGCCGACAGTTACTTCAGCAATTCCGAAATGGCCGCCACCGGCCTGCCGGAAGGGGCCGAACTCGCCCTGCTGGAACCGTTCCGCGCGGCATTGCCGCCCGAAGTCTTCACCACCGTCTACCGGCCGCCGGTGTCCGACGCCTCGGGCCAGGACCGCGCCCTGCTGCGCCAGGCCCGCGACCTGCTGGCCGCCGCCGGCTACAAGGTGGTGGACAGGAAGCTGGTCGGCCCGGACGGCCTGCAATTGACCGTCGACTTCCTGATGGACGACGTGACCTTCAACCGGATCATCGAGCCCTTCATCAAGAATCTTCAGCTTCTCGGCATCGCGGCGACGCTGCGCAATGTCGATGCGGCGCAATACACCACGCTTCTGGCCGATTTCGATTTCGACGCGGTGGTCGCGACCTATCCCCAGTCCCTCTCCCCCGGCAACGAGCAGCGCGAATTCTTCGGCAGCGCCGCCGCCGATGCCAAGGGCAGCCGCAACCTGATCGGCATCAAGGACAAGGTGGTGGACGCTCTGATCGACAAGGTGATCTTCGCCGAAAGCCGCGATGCCCTGGTCACCGCCTGCCGCGCCCTGGACCGGGTCCTGAGCTGGCAATTCTACGTCGTGCCGCAATGGTATTCGGGCGTTACCCGCATGGCCGTCTGGGATCGCTTCGGCCGCCCGGCGACCTTGCCGAAATATGCCTCCGGTTTTTCGGATACCTGGTGGTTCGACCCGGAAAAAGCCGCCAAAATAAAGGGATAG
- a CDS encoding c-type cytochrome codes for MDSFEFNKIAGAVLGSVLALMIVGNIGNALVSPHKLEKPVYVVEGVETEAAAGGEAAAAAAPEDPPVETLLAGASVENGQKQFAKCASCHTVDKGGAAKVGPNLYGIVGASHGHAAGFAYSDAIKGIAGPWDYKALYEFIRNPKAYAPGTKMGFAGLKKPQDRADLIAYLRAQADSPAPLP; via the coding sequence ATGGATTCCTTCGAGTTCAACAAGATCGCCGGCGCCGTGCTCGGCAGCGTGCTGGCGTTGATGATCGTCGGCAATATCGGCAATGCGCTGGTTTCGCCGCATAAGCTGGAAAAGCCGGTCTATGTCGTCGAGGGCGTCGAGACCGAGGCCGCCGCGGGCGGCGAAGCCGCAGCCGCGGCCGCGCCGGAAGACCCGCCGGTCGAGACCCTGCTGGCCGGCGCTTCGGTCGAGAACGGCCAGAAGCAGTTCGCGAAATGCGCCTCGTGCCACACGGTCGACAAGGGCGGCGCCGCCAAGGTCGGCCCGAATCTCTACGGCATCGTCGGCGCCAGCCACGGCCATGCCGCGGGCTTCGCCTATTCGGATGCGATCAAGGGCATCGCCGGTCCCTGGGACTACAAGGCGCTCTACGAGTTCATCCGCAACCCGAAGGCCTATGCCCCGGGCACCAAGATGGGCTTCGCCGGCCTGAAGAAGCCGCAGGATCGCGCCGACCTGATCGCCTATCTGCGGGCGCAGGCGGATTCGCCGGCTCCCCTGCCCTGA
- a CDS encoding 3-deoxy-manno-octulosonate cytidylyltransferase, with amino-acid sequence MSPLPPAAAGKAVVVIPARMASTRLPGKPLAGIAGAPMIVQVWRRAVEAGIGPVIVAAAEPEIAAAVTAAGGTAVLTAPDLPSGSDRIAAALAIADPAGTAEIVVNVQGDLPTIDPGVIRAALLPLADPAVDISTLAAEIRVEAERTNPNVVKAVVAWAADGRTGRALYFTRATAPHGAGAHWHHIGLYAYRRPALTRFVGLPPSPLEQREKLEQLRALEAGMRIDVVAVDTVPLGVDTPEDLERARAILEGKA; translated from the coding sequence ATGTCCCCACTCCCCCCCGCCGCTGCCGGCAAGGCCGTCGTCGTCATCCCGGCGCGCATGGCGTCGACCCGCCTGCCGGGCAAGCCGCTGGCCGGGATCGCCGGGGCGCCGATGATCGTGCAGGTCTGGCGCCGGGCGGTGGAGGCGGGGATCGGCCCGGTGATCGTCGCCGCGGCGGAGCCCGAGATCGCGGCGGCGGTGACGGCGGCCGGCGGCACGGCGGTGCTGACCGCGCCCGATCTGCCGTCCGGTTCCGACCGGATCGCGGCGGCGCTGGCCATCGCCGACCCGGCGGGGACGGCGGAAATCGTCGTCAACGTCCAGGGCGACCTGCCGACCATCGACCCGGGGGTGATTCGCGCCGCCCTGCTGCCGCTGGCCGATCCCGCGGTCGACATCTCGACCCTGGCGGCCGAGATCCGGGTCGAGGCGGAACGGACCAACCCCAATGTGGTGAAGGCGGTGGTCGCCTGGGCGGCGGACGGGCGGACCGGCCGCGCACTCTATTTCACCCGGGCAACGGCGCCCCATGGGGCCGGCGCCCACTGGCATCACATCGGGCTTTATGCCTATCGTCGCCCGGCGCTGACCCGATTCGTGGGGCTGCCTCCCTCGCCCCTCGAGCAGCGCGAAAAGCTCGAACAATTGCGGGCGCTCGAAGCCGGGATGCGGATCGACGTGGTGGCGGTGGATACGGTGCCGCTCGGCGTCGATACGCCGGAAGACCTGGAACGGGCCCGCGCCATCCTCGAGGGCAAGGCCTGA
- a CDS encoding prephenate dehydratase encodes MTFDPARVGTAVVCYQGAPAAFSHQALKELFPDATPLPCPTFDEALRAIQDGTADFGVIPIENTLAGRVADIHQLLPGAGLHIVGEYFLRIRHQLLAPRGATLDGLKTVHSHQMALAQCRRLLTARHLTPVVHDDTAGAARDVALWNDPTVGAIASGLAAEIYGLDTVAANIEDAAHNTTRFIVLARERHDPPQGTPSIVTFVFRVRNVPAALYKALGGFATNGINMTKLESYQIGGSFTATQFYADIEGHPDDRAVQLAFEELAFFSTDVSVLGCYPAHPFRRKVNGES; translated from the coding sequence ATGACTTTCGATCCCGCCCGTGTCGGCACCGCCGTCGTCTGCTACCAGGGGGCGCCGGCCGCCTTCTCGCACCAGGCCCTGAAGGAATTGTTTCCCGACGCGACGCCGCTGCCCTGCCCGACCTTCGACGAGGCCCTGCGCGCGATCCAGGACGGCACCGCCGATTTCGGCGTGATCCCGATCGAGAATACCCTGGCCGGCCGCGTCGCCGACATTCACCAGCTGCTGCCGGGGGCGGGGCTGCATATCGTCGGCGAATATTTCCTGCGCATCCGCCACCAGCTGCTGGCACCCCGCGGCGCCACTCTCGACGGGCTGAAGACGGTGCACAGCCACCAGATGGCCCTGGCCCAATGCCGCCGCCTGCTGACCGCGCGCCACCTGACCCCGGTCGTCCATGACGATACGGCAGGTGCTGCGCGCGATGTCGCGCTGTGGAACGACCCGACCGTGGGCGCCATCGCCTCGGGCCTCGCGGCGGAAATCTATGGCCTGGATACGGTGGCGGCGAATATCGAGGACGCGGCCCACAACACCACGCGGTTCATCGTGCTGGCGCGCGAACGGCACGACCCGCCGCAAGGCACGCCCAGCATCGTCACCTTCGTGTTCCGGGTGCGGAACGTGCCGGCCGCCCTCTACAAGGCGCTGGGCGGCTTCGCCACCAACGGCATCAACATGACCAAGCTGGAAAGCTACCAGATCGGCGGCAGCTTCACCGCGACCCAGTTCTATGCCGATATCGAGGGCCACCCGGACGACCGGGCGGTGCAGCTCGCCTTCGAGGAGCTGGCCTTCTTCTCGACCGACGTCAGCGTGCTCGGCTGCTATCCGGCCCATCCGTTCCGGCGCAAGGTGAACGGGGAAAGCTAA
- the nudC gene encoding NAD(+) diphosphatase, which yields MIEASAATTFAGNPLDRASERRKDQAWLDARLKDRDSQFLPLWRTRPFIVDQQGDSVLGLLRAGLIDDLIASAPPPVFLGLDGDRAVFAVDLSDGPDPARGGALAGVGRFQDLRAAAMVLDQRDAAIAAQAKAIVDWHDRHRFCAQCGAPSAVEAAGWSRRCTHAACGAEHFPRTDPVVIMLAVHGDRCLLGRQPKFPPGFYSALAGFVEPGESIEEAVRRELKEEAGISTGRVTYYAAQPWPFPSSLMIGCFAEATTEAITIDGEELDDARWFSRETCAEALAGRLRDLAMPPPLAIAHHLVRAWVEGKV from the coding sequence ATGATCGAAGCCAGCGCCGCGACCACCTTCGCCGGCAATCCGCTCGACCGCGCCTCGGAACGGCGCAAGGACCAGGCCTGGCTCGACGCCCGCCTGAAGGACCGCGACAGCCAGTTCCTGCCGCTGTGGCGGACCCGGCCCTTCATCGTCGACCAGCAGGGCGACAGCGTGCTCGGCCTGCTGCGCGCCGGCCTGATCGACGACCTGATCGCGTCCGCGCCGCCGCCGGTCTTCCTCGGCCTCGACGGCGACCGGGCGGTCTTCGCGGTCGATCTCTCGGACGGGCCCGATCCGGCCCGGGGCGGGGCGCTGGCGGGCGTCGGCCGCTTCCAGGACCTGCGCGCCGCCGCCATGGTCCTCGACCAGCGCGACGCGGCGATCGCCGCCCAGGCCAAGGCCATCGTCGACTGGCACGACCGCCACCGTTTCTGCGCCCAATGCGGCGCCCCGAGCGCGGTCGAAGCGGCGGGCTGGTCGCGCCGCTGCACCCATGCCGCCTGCGGCGCGGAACATTTCCCCCGCACCGACCCGGTGGTGATCATGCTGGCGGTCCATGGCGACCGCTGCCTGCTGGGCCGCCAGCCGAAGTTTCCGCCCGGCTTCTATTCGGCGCTGGCCGGCTTCGTCGAGCCCGGCGAATCGATCGAGGAGGCGGTGCGCCGCGAACTGAAGGAAGAGGCCGGCATCAGCACCGGCCGGGTGACCTATTACGCCGCCCAGCCCTGGCCCTTCCCCTCGTCCCTGATGATCGGCTGCTTCGCCGAGGCGACCACCGAGGCGATCACCATCGACGGCGAGGAACTGGACGACGCTCGCTGGTTCAGCCGGGAGACCTGCGCCGAGGCCCTGGCCGGCCGGCTGCGCGACCTCGCCATGCCGCCACCCCTGGCCATCGCCCACCACCTGGTCCGGGCCTGGGTAGAGGGGAAAGTTTAG
- a CDS encoding DNA polymerase III subunit gamma/tau, whose amino-acid sequence MTDMLNQSESPAEPYRVLARKYRPSTFAELIGQEAMVRTLTNAIAAGRLAHAFMLTGVRGVGKTTTARIIAKGLNCIGADGTGGPTVEPCGVCVNCTAIAESRHIDVQEMDAASRTGVNDIREIIDGVRFAAVQARFKVYIIDEVHMLSTSAFNALLKTLEEPPPHVKFIFATTEIRKVPVTVLSRCQRFDLRRIEQDRLIAHLGGIAVKEGAQVAPAALALIARAAEGSVRDALSLLDQAIAHAAGAVDEGAVRDMLGLADRARVFDLFEMVMRGDARAALAELTDQYDTGADPAVVLQDLLELTHWLTRLKIVPEAAAEATASEHDRLRGLELARGLSMPVLARSWQMLLKGLGEVRVAPSPLPAAEMILIRLTYAADLPPPADLVKQYQDERDSTRRGPAGPGPGGGGALASAVAVGRPLAAPVPGRAPVARAEGPVAKAEGNVVFLSPPQGQPKPAALDSFEAVVALFEAKREIMLSAHLSNDAHLVAFAPGRILVRLEEGSGNRLREVAARLKEWTGETWVIDTSTEAGAETLGEQAREAKNALAERLKTSAPVRALEAAFPGLRLVDIRPLSKQGMAGPIEDEAETAEPHDEDAPILDIFDLEHEDD is encoded by the coding sequence ATGACCGACATGCTGAATCAGTCGGAGTCCCCGGCAGAACCCTATCGCGTATTGGCCCGGAAATACCGGCCCTCGACCTTCGCCGAACTGATCGGCCAGGAGGCGATGGTGCGCACCCTGACCAATGCGATCGCGGCCGGGCGCCTGGCCCATGCCTTCATGCTGACCGGGGTGCGCGGGGTGGGCAAGACCACCACCGCCCGCATCATCGCCAAGGGCTTGAACTGCATCGGCGCCGACGGCACGGGCGGCCCCACGGTCGAGCCCTGCGGCGTCTGCGTCAACTGCACGGCGATCGCGGAAAGCCGGCACATCGACGTCCAGGAAATGGACGCCGCCAGCAGAACCGGCGTGAACGACATCCGCGAGATCATCGACGGCGTCCGCTTCGCCGCGGTCCAGGCGCGCTTCAAGGTCTATATCATCGACGAAGTGCACATGCTCTCGACCAGCGCCTTCAACGCCCTGCTGAAGACGCTGGAGGAGCCGCCGCCCCATGTGAAATTCATCTTCGCCACCACCGAAATCCGCAAGGTCCCGGTCACCGTGCTGTCGCGCTGCCAGCGTTTCGACCTGCGCCGCATCGAACAGGACCGCCTCATCGCCCATCTCGGCGGCATCGCCGTCAAGGAAGGGGCGCAGGTCGCGCCGGCGGCGCTGGCCCTGATCGCGCGGGCGGCGGAAGGCTCGGTGCGCGATGCCCTGTCGCTGCTCGACCAGGCGATCGCCCATGCCGCGGGCGCGGTCGACGAGGGCGCGGTGCGCGACATGCTGGGCCTGGCCGACCGGGCCCGGGTCTTCGACCTGTTCGAAATGGTCATGAGGGGCGATGCAAGGGCGGCGCTGGCCGAACTCACCGATCAATACGATACCGGCGCCGACCCGGCGGTGGTGCTCCAGGACCTGCTGGAACTCACCCATTGGCTGACCCGGCTGAAGATCGTGCCCGAGGCGGCGGCGGAGGCGACGGCCTCGGAACACGACCGCCTGCGCGGCCTGGAGCTTGCCCGGGGCCTGTCCATGCCGGTGCTGGCGCGGAGCTGGCAGATGCTGCTGAAGGGCCTGGGCGAGGTGCGGGTGGCGCCCAGCCCGCTGCCGGCGGCGGAAATGATCCTGATCCGCCTGACCTATGCCGCCGACCTGCCGCCCCCGGCCGACCTCGTGAAACAATATCAGGACGAGCGCGACAGCACCCGCCGCGGGCCCGCCGGCCCGGGCCCCGGTGGCGGCGGGGCGCTGGCCAGCGCGGTCGCCGTCGGCCGGCCCCTGGCCGCGCCCGTGCCCGGCCGCGCCCCGGTCGCCAGGGCGGAAGGCCCGGTCGCCAAGGCGGAGGGTAACGTCGTCTTCCTCAGCCCGCCGCAGGGCCAGCCGAAACCCGCCGCCCTCGACAGTTTCGAGGCGGTGGTCGCCCTGTTCGAGGCCAAGCGCGAGATCATGCTCTCCGCCCATCTCTCGAACGATGCCCATCTCGTCGCCTTCGCGCCCGGCCGCATCCTGGTCCGGCTGGAGGAAGGCAGCGGCAACCGCCTGCGCGAGGTCGCGGCCCGCCTGAAGGAATGGACCGGCGAGACCTGGGTGATCGACACCTCGACCGAGGCCGGCGCCGAGACCCTGGGCGAGCAGGCGCGCGAGGCGAAGAACGCCCTGGCCGAGCGGCTGAAGACCTCGGCCCCGGTGCGGGCGCTGGAAGCCGCCTTTCCGGGCCTTCGCCTCGTCGATATCAGGCCGCTCTCGAAACAGGGGATGGCCGGCCCGATCGAGGACGAGGCGGAAACCGCCGAACCCCACGACGAGGATGCGCCGATCCTGGACATCTTCGATCTCGAACATGAGGACGACTGA
- a CDS encoding YbaB/EbfC family nucleoid-associated protein produces the protein MKLNEIMKQAQAMQAKMAEMQSSLDTVEVEGRSGGGLLSITMTGKGEVKKVKIDPSLIVADEAEVLEDLIVAAHRDAKAKVEAKMADEMQKATAGMGLPAGFKLPF, from the coding sequence ATGAAGCTGAACGAAATCATGAAGCAGGCCCAGGCGATGCAGGCCAAGATGGCCGAAATGCAGAGCAGCCTGGACACGGTGGAAGTCGAGGGCCGCTCGGGCGGCGGGCTTCTGTCCATCACCATGACCGGCAAGGGCGAGGTGAAGAAGGTGAAGATCGACCCCAGCCTGATCGTCGCCGACGAGGCGGAAGTGCTGGAGGACCTGATCGTCGCCGCCCACCGCGACGCCAAGGCCAAGGTCGAGGCGAAGATGGCCGACGAAATGCAGAAGGCGACCGCCGGCATGGGCCTGCCCGCGGGCTTCAAGCTGCCGTTCTGA
- the recR gene encoding recombination mediator RecR: MALAGPEPGGALDRLIQLLARLPGFGPRSARRAALQLISRRESLMAPLAAALAEALDKVRPCSRCGNLDTMDPCAVCRDPARDAGVVCVVESVGDLWAIERSGAFRGLYHVLGGHLSAIDGIGPDELRIPALIARLGAPLREVVLALNATVDGQTTAHYIAAQLAGRGVAVTRLAHGVPVGGELDYLDDGTLAAALKARRPSAE; this comes from the coding sequence ATGGCGCTCGCCGGGCCCGAGCCGGGCGGCGCGCTCGACCGGCTGATCCAGCTTCTCGCCCGGCTGCCGGGCTTCGGGCCGCGCTCGGCCCGGCGCGCCGCGCTGCAATTGATCAGCCGGCGCGAAAGCCTGATGGCGCCGCTCGCCGCCGCCCTGGCCGAGGCTTTGGACAAGGTCCGTCCGTGCAGCCGCTGCGGCAATCTCGATACGATGGACCCTTGCGCCGTCTGCCGCGATCCGGCGCGCGATGCCGGCGTCGTCTGCGTCGTCGAATCGGTGGGCGATCTCTGGGCGATCGAACGTTCGGGCGCCTTTCGCGGGCTCTACCATGTGCTCGGCGGCCATCTCTCGGCGATCGACGGCATCGGGCCCGACGAATTGCGCATTCCCGCCCTGATCGCCCGCCTGGGCGCGCCGCTGCGCGAGGTCGTGCTCGCCCTCAACGCCACCGTCGACGGCCAGACCACGGCCCATTACATCGCCGCCCAATTGGCCGGCCGGGGCGTGGCGGTGACGCGCTTGGCCCATGGCGTGCCGGTCGGCGGCGAGTTGGATTATCTCGACGACGGCACCCTGGCCGCGGCCCTGAAGGCGCGCCGGCCTTCCGCGGAATAG
- a CDS encoding YitT family protein, with protein MPKDSSPAVLPPGVVVNPAHSPLDNAQGLFFGVAMVSFGIALLHAMGLLTGQAAGIAFLIAQATGADLGLVFLLVNVPFYVLAVLRMDRRFVLRSIVCVAGISLLTSLAPRLLVIAYVEPFSGAILAGLCIGIGVIGLFRHGASGGGIGILAYYIQEKTGFRAGWLQLLLDVVIFAVAAFMIDGMNVLVSMVGALALNLLVAFNHRRDWYVAR; from the coding sequence ATGCCGAAGGATTCCTCCCCCGCTGTCCTGCCGCCCGGCGTGGTGGTCAACCCGGCCCATTCGCCGCTCGACAATGCGCAGGGCCTGTTCTTCGGCGTGGCCATGGTTTCCTTCGGCATCGCCCTGCTGCATGCCATGGGCCTGCTGACCGGGCAGGCGGCGGGGATCGCCTTCCTGATCGCCCAGGCGACGGGGGCCGACCTCGGCCTCGTCTTCCTCCTGGTCAATGTGCCCTTCTATGTCCTCGCGGTGCTGCGCATGGACCGGCGCTTCGTGCTGCGCTCCATCGTCTGCGTCGCCGGCATTTCGCTGCTGACCAGCCTCGCCCCCCGGCTGCTGGTGATCGCCTATGTCGAGCCCTTTTCCGGCGCCATCCTGGCCGGGCTTTGCATCGGCATCGGCGTGATCGGCCTGTTCCGCCACGGCGCCAGCGGCGGCGGGATCGGCATTCTCGCCTATTACATCCAGGAAAAGACGGGCTTTCGCGCCGGCTGGCTGCAATTGCTGCTCGATGTCGTCATCTTCGCCGTCGCCGCCTTCATGATCGACGGCATGAACGTGCTGGTCTCCATGGTCGGGGCGCTGGCGCTCAACCTTCTGGTCGCCTTCAACCACCGGCGCGACTGGTATGTCGCGCGCTGA
- a CDS encoding putative bifunctional diguanylate cyclase/phosphodiesterase, with protein MCPASAITYTADTLQTIIDVIPMPVALMDPAARVVLANDAFCAMVNMRRDAFVGMPAEGTIRTGHEAALVRNNRAIFASRKPDESEELLAEPGGAVKVLRTFKSLVTLSTRSGPVDYLMVAVQDVTGLREREARIKYLVERDALTGLPNRIQFEGELAATLARDDADLALLVVDCDGFKAINERHGRQVGDDVLRIIARRLAKMTGAADAVARSGGDRFCLLAHVPGTGEALAFARRVQAEVVRPVVLDDQTVQIRASIGMALTLEDSRDAGELQRRAEAALNIEKRMGGGGIRRLSLREVEEASTADWDIAADLHRALEAGELFLVYQPVVAAGDGALRGYEALLRWAHPARGIIGPHILVPVAEESGLIVEVGAHVLRLACAAARDWPGGLRVAVNVSPVQLARPDFPKTVAAILAETGLAPERLELEVTETAILGHTEQMVRAFEALKALGLAIALDDFGAGWSSLATLRHFPFDRLKVDRGFVSRIELDPRSVAIVRAVLGLGASLGVPVTAEGVETLGQLRILRRLGCNEIQGYLIGRPAPDPQPPETDAWAELGD; from the coding sequence ATGTGCCCGGCGTCGGCCATCACATATACGGCTGACACGCTGCAGACCATCATCGACGTGATCCCCATGCCGGTCGCCCTGATGGACCCGGCGGCGCGCGTCGTGCTGGCCAACGACGCCTTCTGCGCCATGGTCAATATGCGCCGGGACGCCTTCGTCGGCATGCCGGCGGAAGGGACGATCCGCACCGGGCACGAGGCGGCGCTGGTGCGCAACAACCGGGCGATCTTCGCCAGCCGGAAGCCGGACGAAAGCGAAGAACTGCTGGCGGAGCCGGGCGGCGCCGTCAAGGTTCTGCGCACCTTCAAGAGCCTGGTGACCCTGTCCACCCGGTCCGGGCCGGTCGATTACCTGATGGTCGCGGTGCAGGATGTCACCGGCCTTCGCGAGCGCGAGGCGCGGATCAAATATCTGGTCGAGCGCGATGCCCTGACCGGCCTGCCCAACCGGATCCAGTTCGAAGGCGAGCTTGCGGCCACATTGGCCCGGGACGATGCGGACCTTGCACTGCTCGTCGTCGACTGCGACGGCTTCAAGGCCATCAACGAACGCCACGGCCGGCAGGTCGGCGACGACGTGTTGCGCATCATTGCCCGCCGCCTGGCGAAAATGACGGGGGCGGCGGATGCGGTGGCGCGCAGCGGCGGCGACCGTTTCTGCCTTCTCGCCCATGTCCCGGGAACGGGGGAGGCGCTCGCCTTCGCCCGCCGGGTGCAGGCCGAGGTCGTGCGCCCGGTCGTCCTCGACGACCAGACGGTGCAGATCCGGGCCTCCATCGGCATGGCGCTGACGCTGGAGGATTCCCGCGATGCGGGCGAATTGCAGCGCCGCGCCGAAGCCGCCCTCAACATCGAGAAGCGCATGGGCGGCGGCGGCATCCGCCGGCTCAGCCTGCGCGAGGTGGAAGAGGCGAGCACCGCCGATTGGGACATCGCCGCCGATCTGCACCGGGCCCTCGAGGCGGGCGAATTGTTCCTGGTCTACCAGCCGGTGGTCGCCGCCGGGGACGGCGCCCTCAGGGGCTATGAGGCGCTGCTGCGCTGGGCCCATCCGGCGCGGGGCATCATCGGCCCCCATATCCTGGTGCCGGTGGCCGAGGAATCGGGCCTGATCGTCGAGGTCGGCGCCCATGTGCTGCGTCTCGCCTGCGCCGCGGCCCGCGATTGGCCGGGGGGATTGCGGGTGGCGGTCAATGTCTCGCCGGTGCAGCTGGCGCGCCCCGATTTCCCGAAGACGGTGGCCGCGATCCTGGCCGAGACCGGGCTCGCACCCGAACGCCTGGAACTCGAGGTGACCGAGACCGCCATCCTCGGCCATACCGAGCAGATGGTCCGGGCTTTCGAAGCGCTGAAGGCGCTGGGCCTTGCCATCGCCCTCGACGATTTCGGTGCCGGCTGGTCGTCGCTGGCGACGCTGCGCCATTTCCCCTTCGACCGCCTGAAGGTGGATCGCGGCTTCGTCTCGCGGATCGAACTCGACCCGCGCTCGGTCGCGATCGTGCGCGCCGTGCTCGGCCTCGGCGCCTCCCTCGGGGTGCCGGTGACCGCGGAAGGGGTGGAAACACTCGGCCAGCTGCGCATCTTGCGGCGGCTCGGCTGCAACGAGATCCAGGGCTATCTGATCGGGCGGCCGGCGCCCGATCCGCAGCCGCCCGAGACCGACGCCTGGGCCGAACTCGGCGATTGA
- a CDS encoding acyl-CoA thioesterase, with amino-acid sequence MPADTNPAGDIFGGWLMAQMDLAAGSAAARRARGRCATIAVDAMVFLRPVAVGDEVSLYAEIASVGRTSMKIHVEAWRRSRDSEERYKVTDATFTFVAIDAQGRPRDVPPPA; translated from the coding sequence ATGCCGGCCGACACCAACCCGGCCGGCGATATCTTCGGCGGCTGGCTGATGGCGCAGATGGACCTGGCGGCGGGCAGCGCCGCCGCCCGCCGGGCGCGTGGACGCTGCGCCACCATCGCCGTCGACGCCATGGTCTTCCTGCGCCCGGTCGCCGTCGGCGACGAGGTCAGCCTCTATGCCGAGATCGCCTCGGTCGGGCGCACCTCGATGAAGATCCATGTCGAAGCCTGGCGCCGCAGCCGCGACAGCGAGGAGCGCTACAAGGTGACGGACGCCACCTTCACCTTCGTCGCCATCGACGCCCAGGGCCGCCCGCGCGACGTGCCGCCGCCTGCCTGA